From Polaribacter butkevichii, a single genomic window includes:
- a CDS encoding YgiQ family radical SAM protein — protein sequence MQEPKRHQLTDWLPTTNKEVKIRGWEELDVILFSGDAYVDHPSFGPAVIGRILESYGLRVAIVPQPSVNDNLQDFEKLGKPRLFFGVTGGCMDPMVSNYTASKKRRDKDAYTPNGDKGFRPDYATSVYSKILKEKFPDIPVLIGGIEASLRRVTHYDYWSDKLLPGILETSKADMLVYGMGEQPLREIVELLQKGVPFSSLKNIKQTAVYVNEKKEKLPVVNDWEDVTINSHEACLKDKKTFASNFKVIEQESNKLKARRVLQRVGENTLVINPPFPTMTEKEIDGSFDLPFTRLPHPKYNKRGPIPAFEMIKFSINIHRGCFGGCSFCTISAHQGKFIASRSQESVLREIDKVANMPDFKGYLSDIGGPSANMYQMKGKVQSICDKCVAPSCISPVICSNLDTSHKPLTELYQAVDKHPKIKKSFIGSGIRHDMLVPEFNKNADPKELDAYTEEVMTKHVSGRLKVAPEHTSDPVLKLMRKPSFKYFHMFKERFDKINIKKKLNLQLIPYFISSHPASEVEDMANLAAETKDMGFQLEQVQGFTPTPMTVATVIYYSGYHPYTLKPTKTPKTKKEREDQHKFFFWYKKENKDWIKNTLNKVGRQDLLQKLLPENNSWKKNKNAKEVKNTFDDAVPVPFNKRKKKASRAPKRRR from the coding sequence ATGCAAGAACCTAAAAGACATCAATTAACAGACTGGTTACCAACTACAAACAAGGAAGTGAAAATTCGTGGTTGGGAAGAATTAGACGTTATTTTATTTAGCGGAGACGCTTATGTAGATCATCCATCATTTGGACCTGCAGTAATCGGTCGTATTTTAGAAAGTTATGGCTTGCGTGTGGCTATTGTGCCGCAACCAAGTGTAAACGATAATTTACAAGATTTTGAAAAACTAGGAAAACCTCGTTTGTTTTTTGGGGTTACTGGTGGTTGTATGGATCCGATGGTTTCTAATTATACGGCAAGTAAAAAGCGTAGAGATAAAGATGCCTATACACCAAATGGTGATAAGGGGTTTAGACCTGATTATGCAACGTCTGTGTATTCTAAGATTTTAAAGGAAAAATTTCCGGATATTCCTGTCTTAATTGGTGGTATTGAGGCTTCTTTAAGACGTGTAACACATTATGATTATTGGTCTGATAAATTATTACCAGGTATTTTAGAGACGTCTAAAGCAGATATGTTGGTGTATGGAATGGGGGAACAACCTTTGCGAGAAATAGTAGAGTTATTGCAAAAAGGGGTTCCGTTTTCTAGTTTAAAAAACATTAAACAAACAGCTGTTTACGTTAATGAAAAGAAAGAGAAATTACCTGTTGTAAATGATTGGGAAGATGTTACCATTAACTCTCATGAGGCTTGTTTAAAGGATAAAAAAACGTTTGCTTCTAACTTTAAAGTGATAGAACAAGAGTCTAATAAGTTAAAAGCACGTAGAGTTTTACAACGAGTAGGAGAGAATACATTGGTAATTAATCCGCCGTTTCCTACCATGACAGAAAAGGAAATTGATGGTTCTTTCGATTTGCCTTTTACACGTTTACCGCATCCAAAATATAACAAACGTGGACCGATACCCGCGTTTGAAATGATTAAATTTTCTATTAACATTCACAGAGGATGTTTTGGTGGTTGTAGTTTCTGTACAATTTCTGCGCATCAAGGAAAGTTTATAGCAAGTAGAAGTCAGGAATCTGTTTTAAGAGAAATAGATAAAGTGGCAAATATGCCCGATTTTAAAGGGTATTTATCTGATATTGGTGGGCCTTCTGCCAACATGTATCAGATGAAAGGAAAAGTGCAATCTATTTGCGACAAGTGTGTGGCACCTAGTTGTATATCGCCTGTGATTTGTTCTAATTTAGATACGTCTCATAAACCTTTAACGGAATTATATCAAGCAGTTGATAAGCATCCGAAGATTAAAAAATCTTTTATTGGAAGTGGAATTAGACATGATATGTTGGTGCCAGAATTCAATAAAAACGCAGACCCAAAGGAATTAGATGCGTATACAGAAGAGGTAATGACAAAGCATGTTTCTGGTCGATTAAAAGTAGCGCCAGAGCATACATCTGACCCTGTTTTAAAGTTGATGCGTAAACCTTCTTTTAAATATTTTCACATGTTTAAAGAGCGTTTCGATAAAATAAATATTAAGAAGAAATTGAACTTACAATTGATTCCGTATTTTATTTCTAGTCACCCAGCAAGTGAGGTAGAAGACATGGCAAATTTAGCTGCAGAAACCAAAGATATGGGCTTTCAGTTAGAACAAGTACAAGGTTTTACACCAACACCTATGACGGTTGCAACGGTTATTTATTACTCTGGATATCATCCTTATACTCTAAAACCAACCAAAACACCTAAGACTAAAAAGGAGCGTGAAGACCAACATAAATTTTTCTTTTGGTATAAGAAAGAGAATAAAGATTGGATTAAAAACACGTTGAACAAAGTTGGAAGACAAGATTTATTACAGAAATTATTACCTGAAAATAATTCTTGGAAAAAGAACAAAAATGCCAAAGAAGTAAAGAATACTTTTGATGATGCAGTGCCTGTTCCTTTTAATAAGAGAAAGAAAAAAGCAAGTAGAGCACCTAAAAGGAGAAGGTAA
- a CDS encoding FAD-dependent oxidoreductase: MSEKEVHWGVCINCKGRGKKRKSLPKKIRFNYKIALEQFNNSKGKEPAPIRPKGQLQTCSNCKGTGLSLSNTQPFVNKKDYPHVAIIGAGIGGVALAVACLHRGIPFTLYERDSSFNTRSQGYGLTLQQASKAMASLGILSLEKGITSTKHIVHTAKGKIVGEWGIRKWGRSDTKASPKRTNIHIARQSLRLALLEQLNGSEHVKWGHQLLNFNETEEGITLNFQVNNQIKSAKADLVVGADGIRSTVRKLLIDDDITPLRYLGCIVILGICPLKNLEGVESSLLDAATVFQTANGNERIYMMPYDSETIMWQLSFPISEKEAKNLNIKGAKALKEEACKRTLWHTPIPQIVAATKENLISGYPVYDRELLKPEFLKNANAVTIIGDAAHPMSPFKGQGANQALLDALSLAREIVRNCNPLSKWKETGIRKSVLTAFESEMLERSATKVKSSAEAAELLHSEIVLYKGDGPRGKHRE, encoded by the coding sequence GTGTCAGAGAAAGAGGTGCATTGGGGAGTTTGTATAAACTGTAAAGGAAGAGGAAAGAAAAGAAAAAGTCTTCCTAAAAAAATACGCTTCAATTATAAAATAGCCTTAGAACAATTTAACAATTCTAAAGGAAAAGAGCCTGCTCCTATTCGCCCGAAGGGACAATTACAAACCTGTTCTAATTGTAAAGGAACTGGATTATCACTTTCTAATACTCAACCTTTTGTAAACAAAAAAGACTATCCGCACGTTGCTATAATTGGTGCCGGAATCGGTGGCGTTGCACTTGCTGTTGCTTGTTTGCATCGTGGAATTCCTTTTACGCTTTACGAACGAGATAGTAGTTTTAATACACGCTCTCAAGGCTATGGACTTACTTTACAACAAGCTAGTAAAGCAATGGCATCTTTAGGTATACTATCTTTAGAGAAAGGTATAACATCAACCAAGCACATCGTACATACTGCCAAAGGTAAAATCGTAGGCGAATGGGGAATTAGAAAATGGGGACGATCAGACACAAAAGCATCGCCAAAACGAACAAACATTCACATTGCAAGACAGTCTTTGCGTTTAGCGTTACTTGAGCAACTAAATGGAAGTGAGCATGTAAAATGGGGACATCAATTATTAAATTTTAATGAAACCGAAGAAGGTATAACGCTAAACTTTCAGGTAAACAACCAAATAAAAAGCGCCAAGGCAGATCTTGTTGTTGGTGCTGACGGAATACGTAGTACCGTTAGAAAACTACTAATTGACGATGATATAACTCCCTTGCGTTACTTAGGTTGTATTGTAATTTTGGGTATTTGTCCATTAAAAAATTTGGAAGGTGTTGAAAGCTCTCTATTAGATGCTGCAACCGTTTTTCAAACCGCAAATGGTAACGAAAGAATTTACATGATGCCTTATGATTCCGAAACCATTATGTGGCAACTTAGTTTTCCCATATCAGAAAAAGAAGCTAAAAACCTAAATATAAAAGGAGCTAAAGCTCTAAAAGAAGAAGCCTGTAAAAGAACGCTGTGGCACACTCCTATTCCTCAAATTGTAGCAGCAACCAAAGAGAATTTAATTTCTGGTTATCCGGTATATGATCGAGAATTACTAAAACCTGAATTCTTAAAAAATGCAAACGCAGTTACTATAATAGGAGATGCAGCGCATCCAATGAGCCCTTTTAAAGGCCAAGGCGCTAACCAAGCTTTACTTGACGCATTGTCACTTGCTAGAGAAATTGTAAGAAATTGTAATCCATTGTCTAAATGGAAAGAAACAGGAATACGAAAAAGTGTATTAACTGCCTTTGAATCTGAAATGTTAGAACGAAGTGCTACTAAAGTAAAGAGTTCTGCCGAAGCTGCAGAATTGTTGCACTCTGAAATTGTACTTTATAAAGGTGATGGACCTAGAGGGAAACATCGAGAATAA
- a CDS encoding class I SAM-dependent methyltransferase, whose translation MKKKTLISKELDDFYNKASEETRLEKGMGIFEFERIKELIQQHIYKPNNTIIDVGGGTGKYAEWLAKNNHTVHLVEPVLKHIKLAEKRAKKLKKPFTVTIGEAQKLPFKDNSADLVILHGPLYHLQQREDRVAAIIEAKRVLKKGGIILGFAINATASTVVGLMNGMIHANSFFDMCKAELTTGVHDAPKDFPFLLADAFYHKPAGLKAEFLEQNLHFINLFAVEGMIWLDNEYFANMLDKKKSKTLKALQTLTQNDEYLLPFSPHMMIAVKK comes from the coding sequence GTGAAAAAGAAAACTCTTATTAGTAAAGAATTAGACGACTTTTACAACAAAGCTTCAGAAGAAACCAGACTAGAAAAAGGTATGGGTATTTTTGAATTTGAACGTATTAAAGAACTGATACAACAACACATATATAAACCAAACAACACCATTATAGATGTTGGTGGTGGAACAGGAAAATATGCTGAATGGTTGGCAAAAAATAATCATACGGTACATTTAGTAGAGCCTGTTTTAAAGCACATTAAACTTGCAGAAAAGAGAGCAAAAAAACTAAAAAAACCTTTTACGGTTACTATTGGCGAAGCCCAAAAACTACCATTTAAAGATAATTCTGCAGATTTGGTAATTTTACACGGCCCTTTGTACCATTTGCAACAAAGAGAAGATAGAGTTGCTGCAATTATAGAAGCTAAAAGAGTGTTGAAAAAAGGCGGCATTATTTTAGGTTTTGCTATAAATGCTACTGCTTCTACGGTTGTTGGCTTAATGAATGGAATGATACATGCCAACTCGTTTTTTGATATGTGTAAAGCAGAATTAACCACAGGTGTACATGATGCACCCAAAGATTTTCCTTTTTTATTAGCAGATGCTTTTTACCATAAACCAGCAGGTTTAAAAGCTGAGTTTTTAGAACAAAACCTTCACTTTATAAATCTTTTTGCAGTAGAAGGAATGATTTGGCTAGACAATGAATATTTTGCAAATATGTTAGATAAGAAAAAATCGAAAACCTTAAAAGCTTTACAAACCCTTACTCAAAACGATGAGTATTTGTTACCTTTTAGTCCGCATATGATGATTGCTGTTAAAAAATAA
- a CDS encoding dienelactone hydrolase family protein: MSTLKKEDISQEVFDLYDDYAHNKIDRKEFLKKLSLFAVGAITLPALLSFISPNYVDSIVVDPVDPRLISETIHYASPKGGIKMTGLLSKPKDAASKLPGVIVVHENRGLNPYIKDVTRRTALEGFIALAPDALSPMGGYPGDDDKGREMQNKRDQKEMLEDFIAGYNYLKNHKDCNGKVAVVGFCFGGWISNMMAVRLPDLAAAVPYYGRQPEKKDAIQIKAPLLLQYAGLDKRVNEGWPEFDKVLTENNIEHKAYFYSDVNHGFHNNTTPRYDEAAADLSWERTIAFFNKHLKE, encoded by the coding sequence ATGTCTACACTTAAAAAAGAAGATATTAGTCAAGAAGTATTTGATTTATACGATGATTATGCACATAACAAAATAGATAGAAAAGAGTTTTTAAAAAAACTTTCTCTATTTGCTGTGGGTGCCATTACATTGCCTGCTTTATTGAGTTTTATTTCTCCTAATTATGTAGATTCTATTGTTGTAGACCCAGTAGACCCTAGATTAATATCTGAAACCATACACTATGCTTCACCTAAAGGTGGAATAAAAATGACAGGATTACTCTCTAAACCTAAAGATGCTGCGAGTAAGTTACCTGGCGTTATTGTAGTTCACGAAAACAGAGGGTTGAATCCTTATATAAAAGATGTTACTAGAAGAACTGCTTTAGAAGGTTTTATTGCTTTGGCACCTGACGCACTTTCTCCTATGGGAGGATATCCTGGTGATGATGATAAAGGTAGAGAAATGCAGAACAAGAGAGACCAAAAGGAAATGTTAGAAGACTTTATTGCTGGCTATAATTACCTTAAAAACCATAAAGATTGTAACGGTAAAGTAGCTGTTGTTGGTTTTTGTTTTGGCGGATGGATTTCTAATATGATGGCGGTAAGATTACCAGATTTAGCAGCTGCAGTGCCTTATTATGGTAGACAACCAGAAAAAAAGGATGCCATACAAATTAAAGCTCCTTTATTATTACAATATGCAGGTTTAGATAAAAGAGTTAATGAAGGTTGGCCAGAGTTTGACAAAGTTTTGACAGAAAATAATATTGAACACAAGGCATATTTTTATTCGGATGTAAACCACGGGTTTCACAACAATACAACACCAAGGTACGATGAAGCTGCTGCAGATTTGTCTTGGGAAAGAACCATTGCTTTTTTTAATAAACATTTAAAAGAATAG
- a CDS encoding sigma-70 family RNA polymerase sigma factor — protein sequence MTTNKVWKTYSEDLKRFIISKVKNTTIADDILQDTFIKIHTKLHTLKDITKLKPWCFTIARNSILDYWKSKNQTFEIASFETETELIEHQHTEKDCLKGILKTLPKKYRDPLFLSDIKGLKQQEVATHLHQSLSTTKSQIQRARKLIAQGFMDCCGFVINKKGNLVGEIKAKEDCKVCN from the coding sequence ATGACCACAAATAAAGTTTGGAAAACATATTCTGAAGATTTAAAAAGATTTATCATTAGCAAGGTGAAAAACACAACAATTGCCGATGATATTTTACAAGATACTTTTATCAAAATTCACACTAAACTGCACACCTTAAAAGACATTACTAAATTAAAACCATGGTGCTTTACAATCGCTAGAAATTCTATTTTAGATTATTGGAAATCTAAAAATCAGACTTTTGAAATTGCTAGTTTTGAAACAGAAACAGAATTAATAGAACACCAGCACACAGAAAAAGATTGCCTTAAAGGTATCTTAAAAACTTTGCCTAAAAAATATAGAGACCCATTATTTTTATCAGATATTAAAGGATTAAAACAGCAAGAAGTTGCTACTCATTTACATCAATCATTATCAACAACAAAATCTCAAATACAGCGTGCAAGAAAATTAATTGCACAAGGTTTTATGGATTGTTGTGGATTTGTAATTAATAAAAAAGGGAACTTGGTTGGCGAAATTAAAGCAAAAGAAGACTGTAAAGTTTGTAATTAA
- a CDS encoding DUF3703 domain-containing protein yields MDNQLLKTAFYHQLKSGRKALKKNSFKIAFYHFENAHILGQNHIIRHTVCHYWMFLFGIKNRNLKEIIGQALRIIASLLFTYIWIPKGNTGGSNISAIRKMPIRKELKKYFYFNASF; encoded by the coding sequence ATGGACAATCAACTTTTAAAAACAGCATTTTACCATCAATTAAAATCAGGAAGAAAAGCTTTAAAAAAGAACTCTTTCAAAATTGCTTTTTATCATTTTGAAAACGCACACATTCTTGGGCAAAATCATATAATTAGACACACTGTTTGTCATTATTGGATGTTTCTTTTTGGAATAAAAAATAGAAATCTAAAAGAAATAATTGGACAAGCTCTAAGAATAATTGCTTCTCTTCTGTTTACTTATATTTGGATTCCTAAGGGAAATACAGGAGGATCAAACATTTCTGCAATCAGAAAAATGCCTATTAGAAAAGAATTAAAGAAATACTTTTATTTTAATGCATCTTTTTAA